ttacttgtttcaatcaaacactgattagtttagattattttattattatttgatctatgaatttatcctataaataggctcttttacaaccttagaaaatatacccattagagattagaactcataacacatttagagaattttgtgtttatgttttgtgggttctttgttttcaggttttcggggtttagtttttatctccatcttttgtactctttgttcttttgccattatagtaaaattatctttgctcgtggttttttatcctctttggatgAGTTTTTTAACGTTAAATTTgtatgttcaatttctcaatttattccgctattttcttattcgttgcttaatcgggtcgaaatcCTAACACGTAGGCTAACATCCCTCCGAAACACACCTGCGCACCAAGTGTCATGCCCGATGGCTTTACATCCACCCCCGGTAACACACTAGAATCACTATAATATAACTCGAAAGTCTGCAACAAATGTTGGATTTCAGTATATTCAGTGAACAATAATGAATCAATAAACATTCTCTCAACACAATCAAACTCGTATAGCGCACATTAAAATCTATTGATATGCCAATTGTATCATATCCTATGTTTATTGGCTAGACATCGAATAATAATGTTCAAGTCAATTAATTTCTCAACATACAACAActtatttcaattcaattattgtgacatccctaatttgaccctagtcggaaagtggtgtcgggaccactaaaccgagtcttataagtaattaaaagttatattctatgtttatgatgttagtaaatgcatgtgtgaaagttgcatgcattaatttgatcatttctatgtgaatttattaaaatggacttatatgaaacattgttgaaaggtgataggctaatctttcaatggtctaatagtatatgcatgcaaaagaatggttttgcatgtcaatttacccaaagaaaaggaagtagccggccatggtaatgaagatggacaaaagaaaacatgtcttaaacatgttttgctagtggtggatgttagaaataataaaataagagcatgggtaaagaaatgaaaaaaatgagtgtggatgcttccccctttgccgtacatgagagaaacaaaacaaagaaagaaagaaaaaaaagtggttgttcatcctttggttttcttggccgaatagaagaaagggaagaagggggaaagcttgagaaaatcagccatgggagtttgctagactaaggtatgttgaagttatccatgagattcatgcatgtttttagttgatagtttgagttccacctaacccatggtctaaacctttaccatgaaatggggatgatattcggccatgggtgttgtcttcttggtatcattgatgtttgatgtttgatgttgtggtgtgaggcatgaagatgagttaaggttcggctaaggtggatttgtggatgttatttgcatgctaaaagtaaagcttgtaatgatgcatggtatggtgttgtatggcattcgaccatggtaggaaataaaaggaaactatgttcgttgttcatgtcatttgaatgagaagtgctagtaaggtgaagtacaaatgttagtgtttgatttactagtgtatatgtgcatattagcctagttgtgagcttgaatcaaattggtgtttagtcgatacaagcgaccttacttgtagaatatatcaagtgtggaaatcggccttaacatggatgtgtatgttcggccacatgaacgaatacatatgttgatgtgtatattcggccttaggtagcctattgatggccttagcttttccttgatgcttgaatgaattgtattgaattgcttgatgtaatataaaatgtgcatgaccattgtgtattcaagctaaagggtggccatatgaccatttaaactccttgtcatattcggccataagctagcataatgaggttttaataagttaaatttgtgtgaactagctcaagaactcaaaggatcaaagttggacaaggggaaagacaaagtaattgaatagccattgaaaacgtgcgacaacatccgaggtaagtcatcaagcacatatttgatattgcttaaatgattgtaaaatctatgcaattgtgtttaatgggatgatatacatatataaatgaaaatgtatgtgtatggaatgatgacatttgttgaatgtaaaagaaatagtgaaatgtgtagaaagtttgctttcggcactaagtgtgcgggcaatacgtgtgtacggtgacgagattggcactaagtgtgcatgctggaaatatatggcactaagtgtgcatgctggaaatatatggcactaagtgtgcgagctcaagggtatggcactatgtgtgcgggcttaaatcgcatggcaccgAAAAGCGAAATCAAGTATTAAGCAATCGTAggtaagcatatatatatatatatatatatatatatatatctcgatcgaacaattatatggagggtatgtctccatcgagttgagtatggacagcggatcgggtaagtaccttgagctcatgacgaataggaaatatgatcatgctcggggttgagcttggtaagctttaaatctatgtgatgattgcaattgtatgattgtggtgtgaatgagttggtgtgtaaaatgcctcaaatatctcattgtatagaatatgaaatgtggatttatgacttggtatgagattgaaccgaaaggtccgaggaattatggtatagttttgatatggatgagtacctagcctcgtttattgtttcatgttgtggtaactttattaatggatggttgttgaatgcttatgacttactgagttataaactcattcggtgttttcttgtcacccattttaggtctcttggactcatattgtttgcgtgctcggaaccgtcgttgaagtcatcacaccggctggaaatctcttggtattgtcttcgtagttgaagaacatttggcatgtataggctattatgttttgtgaactgtgggttgtaaactttaagccatgtgaaaatggcctatgtggttgttGAGTGGGATgcgagaacctatagccacgagtcttagaaactttaattttgataaggtggccataatttgtgtcatgtatgatggatgattagtaaggccaaggaaagattcatgaaattggcatagtctactgcagtaactgttgcagacagcagcagtgagatgagattgaaaaatcactaaaaatagtagaagtagaattaaatagtgaataaattatgaaattgaaccttgatgaatctatttttatatggacgaaacgaaacgaccatatgagcagtatactgagagatattaaagttctcgtgagacagggccagaacggtttctgggtcccctgtcgcgactttgaaaatttactataaattatccagaaagaattagaagtcatgccttatattttcagattccattttgagtctagtttcattagaaacaaacggcaccagtattaaagctctgtacagagagatattcaagttgtaacgtgcgaaggtcagtgtagttgactcctgtaacatgggtgactttaactaataaactgtaccaattggcccgaccaaaaattctagaaataaatccatggatatatatatgagtctaaattcagggaaaatttacggaatcagtttccgagttttgaaactcgagatatgatttttaaggcgacagtgacgcagttagctagcctgcctggaacagcaatcagatattacaaagagagaaataagggaagtaagcccggtaacaccacgtgttcaaatccggtgacggtcacgggtttggggtgttacaattatatcaAGATATTCAATTCATAGTTAATATAACATTTAGCTTAATATGAAATTAAACCGTACAAAATTACCTAGGCTAAACTATATAGACAGTGAAAGTTCAGAGACTACTCAACAAATTTCCCTTTTCCTCAGTTATctacttgttcttgatctataaaatggttaattttatataacattcaatttaatgcaAATGATTTCTTATTTACACATTTTCATATTTGCCCCAAGCTTttacatttaattcaatttagtgcCTCATATTAaaacgagtctattttcacaaTTAGTCATAAAATCCATGTGTTGAATTCAATTATATACCAACCACACATGCTGAAATTTTTCTAAGAAAACTAtgcttattttaatttattttcaattaaatccctaaccTAAAAATCATACAAAATCACTTAACCAAAAATTTCTATTTAACACCCAAGCACAGTAATcctccattaaacttcaaaaactcACAAAACTCATCAATAATATTTTCCAAaacttttaacatttttacaaattaaacccCAATtatctagattaagctaaaataattccaaaaatataaaattaataaaaaaaaggatGAAAATGCACTTACATGCAAACACATCAAAGGGCCGAATATTCAAACTTCTACCATGGCTATTCTCTTCTCCATTTTCAGCAATGAATAAGAAAGATGATAGATTTTTGTTTTGTCTTTAgtttatgttattttaatttccaatttactAATTTACCATTTAATATTAACTTAACAACTAACcaaaatttagtccatatttgtccactaatATCTTATATGCTTCATTTACTTTACAAGTCCACCCACTCACAattaatagtcatttaacacctttaactattagaactaacttttaaacttttataatttaatccttttaattaattaaccacctaaacattaaaatttcttaaccataaTTTAACATGACACTAATGACTTtgcaaatattaaataattaatatttactgATTGACACGTtgaaattgtggtcccaaaatcactattttcgacaccactaaaaatgaaCTGTTACAAATTAATTCTTATATATCAATATTAATTTCAATATTAATAAAACTCTAAAAATCTAATTAATTAGAATCAAAACCCAAGGATTTTATTATGAACCTTAAAGATTAAAACTTAAAAATGATTCattctaaaaaaataaagaaacttaATCAATTCTCAATGATTTAACATAACGAGGCTTGGATGTCACTTGTTAAAACTGTAAAAACAAGATCTGATATAAACTTAAAGCTATAAACCAAGATCTGTCATGTAAAatcatcaagaacaaaactagatgcgaaAGTGCACCTAAATCCATGGATTTCTTGAAATTTTCTGATGTAATGactttgatcttccaaattagcacacaagtatTTTTGAGAAGGTAActctctcttttctaaagatGGAATATTAAAAAAGTTACGTATAAGTAATTTGAATaccataaatttaatatatataacttttgtACATTGGCCCTAATTTCTAATCAACccatcatcaattagaaattagttactagagtatttacacatatttagtccatattttatttaataactaaagcctaataaactttaaccaaattaaatcacttttaatttgaactaatattttataataataaataataacatgtaattattcttattatacatatcatattaatattttttaacatAGTAATTATCTGATGCAAACTTTGATTAATGATTATAGGACCCTCCTACTCTGCTTCTAGCAGTGGAGCCTGAAACATATATTTAGGGATGCAAACCGTGGTATTGATGCCATGGTGCGTAAAGGAAGCAGTCTTCAGCTGCTAACTGCCTTGGATAATTGGATTGTGATCCTTTTGTGAACTATCTTTATGTTTGTAATGAAACACTTGTTGAGCTTAGGTCTATTTCGTTGGCTAATGCCACTAGTTCTATTTTGTATCAAGCCTATGCTACGACGATTTAGTAATATATGCTTCGCTGGATAAGTAATTATTTACTTCCTTTATCTTTTCACTTGTTtactttctttccttttctccttactaCTTTTAATCCAAACAGTGTTAAATTATACCCTAATTCTCAGTttgataattattatttttattagaagTGATACTTaaactattattttatttatagtgAATCTTAGTTCAGTGATAAAGTTGaggcctaaaattttaaaattttagattcgAGTGTCTCTTTTGAAATGTGTAAGTTTATCTTATAATTAATGTTGtcatttgaataaaaaaataatatcattttatctCATTTTACGTTAAAATTGTATGGCATTCAATAAACTTGTATTgtgtgttacaattttattgaaaaatattatttttaattatactgAAAACATAATTATTAGTTTagttaaaaaattatgaaaattactaATAAAACTACAAATTTAATATGAAATTCTAGCACGTGGGATTGCAAACCTCAAGTTTGTCTATGAAGAGCAGATCTAATTGCGTTAGTGTGTATAATTGATTTCTTCTATTTAATACTAATTGATAGGGCCTAATTGGTAAATATTACAAGATCTTGTGCATTGGAATCCACGGTTATGGACCCATATCCATTAGTATGGAACATTTTCTTTTCCAAGTGAAATCCCCTAGTATATGAAAGAGTGAAAAAAGTGATATTCGTTGTTGTGGAATAGGAAGTCTTCGTATATTAatcatgtatttaatttatttggGACCATTAGAGTGGGATCCACTTTTTGGGAAATATAAGTCGTAGCAATAATAAGAATATTTCTAGTGGAACATCTTTCACAGTCTTTGAAGAGATAGTTCACTAATAGACCGATGGATAAGTAATTTGCCTCTTTCACATctagattatgaatgtttagaaTCCATATTATGTAAGGAGACATTGCTTTTGATAGTTCGAATTGGAAAGTGATATAAAATTCGTCTATTTTCGATATCATATCCATAATTAATACATTCATCATAGTTAGAAGTTTTAGACACATTCTGTCATGTCTTTCACTCTAAAATCATTTTTCTATCAAATTATACATTTATTTTgacaagaaaaaaaattgaataaatatacTAGACatgaaaacagaaaaaaaaaattatgaaatgtgaTGGTTGCTCACTTTATTCGTTAACTATAATATTAAGAGTTCAATCTTTACCTAAGAAAATGAAACACGTTTCATgacttttatctttttaaaaaataCCCGCAGCTAGAAGATTAGTTACCATGAACACCTTAGTTTCaacataaaataaagaaaagaataccAACCATGAGTGAGTCGTCAGCAAAGCTTGTGTAATCTGGAACATTTGCCGGACTTGGCGATCGATAAATCTTAGCCCACAGGATTTGGCCAGGGGTAAATGAGCCCATAAAGCAAAGCTTGAAAAACACGGCCTACTTTACTCTCCATTTCAGTAACAGCCGTCGAAACTGTTTTTGGATAGTTTAGCACTATAATAAAactgaaaattaaaatatcaaagaattattttaaatgattaaatattttttaaaacatcaaaatttaatttaagaaaaatataaaattaagataATCGAAATCATAAATTGTTCGCACAGCAGTGTCCAATTTCAGTCTCACCAACCCATAACCGTCCGTCTCTCACCGCGGGACCCACACAACCTAGATGAACACGCACAAACAAGTGCTCCGTGCATTCTACGCGGTCACCCCGTGCGTCGAGGGCCAAATTGCCGACGTTTTCAAGCAAATTGTAAAATAAAAGGAAGTTAAAAGAAGGGCAAAGAAAAGTTTAAAAAAATAATGATTGCCGTGTCGAAATGGTCGTAAAGAGGCAAAATTTTATAGATCtagaaaaatacaaaagaaaaataaatagaaaatttaataatAGTAAGATCAAAACCAAcatataagaaaaaataaaaaaagaaaaaggacatGATAGAGGGAGAAAGAGAGACGACTCTCTAATCAAAATCTTCGACGGAGAAAATGAGCGAATTTTAGAGAGAGAAAGTTAATAATCTTCTCCTTTGCTGCTTAAAAGTTCACAGCTTTCCCTTCTTGAGGTAAACatactcttttatttatttattttatggatTAGTGTGAGATTTTAGTAAAGTTTATAGCCTTCAATCTGTTTATGGTTTTCAGTTCCGATTCGAATTTATATTTCGATTTGGTTATAGGCGTGGTGATGGTTCTATTTGTACAGAAGTATAGTTTTTTTTAGTGTCTGATCAGTGCTGGAGAGAATATTtagagttcttttttttttttttaaagattagaCTGCCGACTCTCACTGCATGTTATTATTACTACTTAATTTCGATGTTGTCATTTCAACCatataaattatttgttttatCATGGATTTAAGCAAATCGGTATTCAAGTTGGATTTGCCTTGTATGGGATCACACTTTGTGGGATTGATTTAAGTAGTTTCGTGGAATGTTTGTTTGATCTGCACCATTTCCTTCGCATATTTTTCTTGGAATCCGCGTTATTTATAATTCATGTTTAGGGTTCTAGATTTGCTTCAGATGCATTATAACTACTGCTTTGTATCTTCGATTCTTTTGTTTAACTTtgccccccccccaaaaaaaaaaaatgtctcAGATGTATGATTCAGTTGAAATGTTTTTTACAGCTTCAATTCTGTTCTCTGTTGCGTTAAAAGTTTTATTGAAAGTTGTTAGAAGGTGAGAATCCTAACAGAAAATTAACTTCAAAAATTCTATTATGAGGTTCTCAATTAAATTTAGGGTATTTGTGCTAAATATATGGTATGATCCAAGTGCAAGAATTACTTCTCCCAAAAAATTAGACTGGGTTCATTTATCTTGAAAAATATTGTGCTCTTTATAAGTTGTGGTTtgtatttaattccatttatgtGCATCAATATAATAATGCAATGCTTGATTGACCTTGTTTGTGAGGTTATTGTCTTTTAAACAAATTGGTTATTTATTAGTGTGGACGGTGTTGTTTCTTAAAATAGTCTATTGTAGTGGAATGGCAGTGCTAGTTTTTTCATTATAAAACTGTGCAAGTGGCTACAGATTGAATTGAGTTGTGTGTTTTTCTCTCAATAACTAATAGTGAATTCTCGTACAACCTTTCAGGTTCAAGTTAAGGTCTTTGCAATGCAAACTTTGCTGTTGGCTATGGCAGAATGCATGTGCTGATATTGCAGTAGCTGTGATAATCATGGCATATTGCCTTGGTTTTTTTTCCTGGAAAATTTTATCTAAATGGAGAGAAATCTAGGAAAAGGCTTAATGGATCAACAGAAGAACCATGAACAAATTCGATACAATAATAATATGGAAGCTGGAAATGAGACTCTTGAGTCTGCAAACCAAAGATTTTTCCATGATCCATCTAGTAATATTAATACTAACATCCGGCCTCCTGATTATAGTATGACGGCTGGAGCTAGACCAGTTTTGAATTACTCCATTCAGACAGGTGAGGAGTTTGCTCTGGAATTTATGCGGGAAAGGGTAAATCCCCGGCAGAATTTTGTTCAGAATGCTTATGGTGATCCTAACAGTGAACCTCTTTATATGGATCTAAAAGGCATTCTGGGAATTTCTCATACAGGTTCTGAAAGTGGCTATGATATCTCTATGCTGAATACGGTAGAAAAACCCTGTCCCCAGGTGTTTGAGAGAAAGGCCCCTTCTGTGCATGAAGAAAAAAGCTATTATGATTCCATGCGGTCAGTTTCTCAGTCCTCTTCAAGGAATGACATTAGTCAGGGGCATCAAGGTTTTGTATCCAGAAATGCATCGCTTAGCTCCTCTACTAAGGTGAAGTTCCTCTGCAGCTTTGGTGGTAAAATTTTACCACGTCCCCGTGATAGGAAACTTAGATATGTTGGGGGGGAAACACGCATGATTAGATTAAGCAGGCATATTTCCTTTCAAGAGCTTGTTCAAAAAATGTTAGCAATTTATGACCAAGCCCATACAATAAAGTATCAGTTGCCTGGTGAGGATCTTGATGCATTGGTCTCTGTATCATGTGATGAGGATCTGCAGAACATGATGGAGGAATGTAATGTGCTAGAAGAAGGAGGACCCCAGAAACCCAGGATATTCCTTTTCTCTAGTAGTGATTTGGAGGATGCTCAGTATGGCTTGGGCAGTGTAGAGACTGATTCTGAGATGCAGTATGTTGTTGCTGTCAATGGCATGGACCTAGGATCTAGAAAAAACTCAATTGCAGCAAGTGCTTCCGAGAATAATTTGGATGAGTTACTTGGTTTGAACATTGTAAGGGAGGCTGGTCGAACTGTAAGTGAAGCAGCTGCTACTGGTTCTGCTTCTTTGACAGCTCATGCACCTTCATCAACAGTCCAATCTTCTCATGCACCTTCATCAACCCTACAATCTTCTCAACCTGTTTTGGTGAGTTCATCTAACACTTATGAATCTAGTTCACAGCCATGTTCAGAGGCAAAAATGCGTCATGGAGAAGTTAGCCAGTCTTCCACTCCCCAGATGGATGGAAAGAGTAATGTTCCTTTGTCTCCTCCATTGCAGTATAGTTATGGTTCTCAACCTTCTAACTATGTGATGGCTGGTGAAAGTTTAGTTTCAATGCCGGTCCAGGGGCATGTGACCCCCCAGGTGGGTTTGGCTGATATGGGCTTTCAAGTACAAGATCCAGAAGTATCTATAAAAGAGGTGAAACTAAAAAGAGATAGCTCAGCCCCGAAAATTGCTGAACCTGAAAAGGTACGTTCCCTAGACAAAGCTCCTCCAACAAAGGAGCCTAAAATGAAAAGAGATGCATCTCTCCCTAAGATCAGTGAAACTGAAAAGGTTCGGATATCAGAGAAAGAGTACAGTGTCCCTTCAAATGCACATGACAGTTCTGTTGCAAACCATATTTTCAGTGAGGAAGCATCTGTTGCCATGTCAGTGCCAGACACTGTCTCATCTTCATTTCCTgcaaaaaatttcaaaaagacCCAGGAAGCTGTTCAGAACATAGTTTCGCCTGAAGTTGTAACTGAAGGGAGAAAGAATGTTGAAGATGACCACTTTTACACAGCTAGCGGGCCTTTTACATCTGGTGCTGGTGGTTCTGAGGCTGATCCAAATGACTTTAGCTGCCTTGAGCCATCTGTGATTCCACAGCGAGTTTTCCATTCAGAGAGAATCCCTAGGGAGCAGGCAGAAATGAACCGTTTATCAAAGTCTGATGATTCTTTTGGGTCTCAGTTTCTAATGTCTCAAGCACATTCTGATCCTTCCCAAATAATTAGAGAAGCAGTTGACAGGATTCATGATGGGAATTTGTCTCCTCAAGCTGATCAGTCTGTCCAATCTGCAAATCCGAGGTCTAAAAATCCTCGGACTGTTATGGATGGGCTTGCTGAATTTGAAAATTACAAAGGTTTTGCTGATAAAATCATCTCTAATATTTCTGAGGAGGGGCTTGAGTCAACTAAGGAGAAATCTGAATTGAAACAAGTCTCAGTTAAGAGCACCGTTGATGAAGCAGCAGTTGGGTTAAATCATCCCACAGCAGGTCAAAGAACTTCTGTTAAGCACCTTGATGATCCTTCTTTGAAGCCGTCTGATTTTGAGCGAATTGAGAAGGATGAAAACAAGAATGTAGGAAATCACACTAAGGGGCATAACCAACCTTTGGTGTGGGCAGAGAACCCAACTAGAGCAATTTCCAGTGTGCCGCCTGCTGCTTCTGTATGCAGCTCTGAGCATGGAGACATACTTATTGATATTAACGACCGGTTTCCCCGTGACCTTCTGTCTGATATATTCTCAAAAGCAAGAATGTCCCAGAACCTCTATGGTATCAGTCCATTCTCTGGTGATGGAGCTGGACTGAGCTTAAACATGGAGAATCATGAACCTAAGCATTGGTCATACTTTCGTAATTTGGCTCAAGATGAGTTTGTTAGAAAGGATGTTTCCCTCATGGATCAGGATCATCTCGGTTTCTCATCTCCACTTACAAATATTGAAGTTGGGGCTCCAATTGATTATAGCTATCCACCTTTGAAATCTGCTGGTGGAGTTGCCTTAGCTCAAATTAAGCCAGACATCAGTTTTGATGAGGACATTAGGCAAGAGTCAGTTTCTGTTGCTGCTACTAACAACTTGGATATAGGCTCAGAATACAAGAAGTCTCCACTCGAGGGTGATGAAAGTGTACGAGCTGGGCAAAGccttcaagtacctgaatctgAGTTTGAGGTACTAGTGCCAGTTGATTTTGATTTATATCCCTTAGCTTCTGAAGATAATTTTCACATTTGCCctcattttctaaattttttctgACTTCAAGGATGGGAAATTGGATATTCAGAATACTGGTGTACCTCTTGTGGATCATTGCCATGGAGAATTTGATATAAGCACATTGCAGGTATAACTTGCATACTAAATTATCTAATGTCTTGGTATAGAAAGAGCTGGTGAATTTTAAATTTGCTTTTTGTTATGTTTAggaacatgaatttgaaaatttggaTTTGGATTTCGTTTGCTGTATAAATTGTTACAATGAAATGCATGAGTTTGTGAAATTAGTTGGGTTTCAGTATATATATTTGGATAGTATAAAAAGCATGAGTTTGTGAAATTCAAAAATTCCTGAAGAATTTCAAAATCACTACTAAATAGGCATCCAACAAATCAATGGGTATGAGAAATAATCATGAATGCTACATTTGTATGTTTTTAGCacttaatttttactatttttgaaaTCCAAATCTAAATTTTTAAATCCAAGTTTCCAAATGCTACCTTGATGTTTTCTAAAATTTCCTTCTTTAATAAAGCTTAGCCAGAATTTGTAGAACCTCATTGCCAATGGCAGAAATGCAGCTGCTGATGAATTTCTAGGTGTTACATTCTGATTGTAGGCATATCATTTTAAAAATAGC
This window of the Gossypium arboreum isolate Shixiya-1 chromosome 12, ASM2569848v2, whole genome shotgun sequence genome carries:
- the LOC108479148 gene encoding uncharacterized protein LOC108479148 isoform X3, which translates into the protein MERNLGKGLMDQQKNHEQIRYNNNMEAGNETLESANQRFFHDPSSNINTNIRPPDYSMTAGARPVLNYSIQTGSESGYDISMLNTVEKPCPQVFERKAPSVHEEKSYYDSMRSVSQSSSRNDISQGHQGFVSRNASLSSSTKVKFLCSFGGKILPRPRDRKLRYVGGETRMIRLSRHISFQELVQKMLAIYDQAHTIKYQLPGEDLDALVSVSCDEDLQNMMEECNVLEEGGPQKPRIFLFSSSDLEDAQYGLGSVETDSEMQYVVAVNGMDLGSRKNSIAASASENNLDELLGLNIVREAGRTVSEAAATGSASLTAHAPSSTVQSSHAPSSTLQSSQPVLVSSSNTYESSSQPCSEAKMRHGEVSQSSTPQMDGKSNVPLSPPLQYSYGSQPSNYVMAGESLVSMPVQGHVTPQVGLADMGFQVQDPEVSIKEVKLKRDSSAPKIAEPEKVRSLDKAPPTKEPKMKRDASLPKISETEKVRISEKEYSVPSNAHDSSVANHIFSEEASVAMSVPDTVSSSFPAKNFKKTQEAVQNIVSPEVVTEGRKNVEDDHFYTASGPFTSGAGGSEADPNDFSCLEPSVIPQRVFHSERIPREQAEMNRLSKSDDSFGSQFLMSQAHSDPSQIIREAVDRIHDGNLSPQADQSVQSANPRSKNPRTVMDGLAEFENYKGFADKIISNISEEGLESTKEKSELKQVSVKSTVDEAAVGLNHPTAGQRTSVKHLDDPSLKPSDFERIEKDENKNVGNHTKGHNQPLVWAENPTRAISSVPPAASVCSSEHGDILIDINDRFPRDLLSDIFSKARMSQNLYGISPFSGDGAGLSLNMENHEPKHWSYFRNLAQDEFVRKDVSLMDQDHLGFSSPLTNIEVGAPIDYSYPPLKSAGGVALAQIKPDISFDEDIRQESVSVAATNNLDIGSEYKKSPLEGDESVRAGQSLQVPESEFEDGKLDIQNTGVPLVDHCHGEFDISTLQIIKNEDLEELRELGSGTFGTVYHGKWRGTDVAIKRIKKICFTGRSSEQERLTVEFWREADILSKLHHPNVVAFYGVVQDGPGGTLATVTEFMVNGSLRHVLLSKDRQLDRRKRLIIAMDAAFGMEYLHSKNIVHFDLKCDNLLVNLKDPVRPICKVGDFGLSKIKRNTLVTGGVRGTLPWMAPELLNGSSSKVSEKVDVFSFGIVLWEILTGEEPYANMHYGAIIGGIVSNTLRPPVPSYCDPEWKLLMEQCWAPDPVVRPSFTEIARRLRIMSSACQTKPQGHQMQNQASK
- the LOC108479148 gene encoding uncharacterized protein LOC108479148 isoform X1; the protein is MERNLGKGLMDQQKNHEQIRYNNNMEAGNETLESANQRFFHDPSSNINTNIRPPDYSMTAGARPVLNYSIQTGEEFALEFMRERVNPRQNFVQNAYGDPNSEPLYMDLKGILGISHTGSESGYDISMLNTVEKPCPQVFERKAPSVHEEKSYYDSMRSVSQSSSRNDISQGHQGFVSRNASLSSSTKVKFLCSFGGKILPRPRDRKLRYVGGETRMIRLSRHISFQELVQKMLAIYDQAHTIKYQLPGEDLDALVSVSCDEDLQNMMEECNVLEEGGPQKPRIFLFSSSDLEDAQYGLGSVETDSEMQYVVAVNGMDLGSRKNSIAASASENNLDELLGLNIVREAGRTVSEAAATGSASLTAHAPSSTVQSSHAPSSTLQSSQPVLVSSSNTYESSSQPCSEAKMRHGEVSQSSTPQMDGKSNVPLSPPLQYSYGSQPSNYVMAGESLVSMPVQGHVTPQVGLADMGFQVQDPEVSIKEVKLKRDSSAPKIAEPEKVRSLDKAPPTKEPKMKRDASLPKISETEKVRISEKEYSVPSNAHDSSVANHIFSEEASVAMSVPDTVSSSFPAKNFKKTQEAVQNIVSPEVVTEGRKNVEDDHFYTASGPFTSGAGGSEADPNDFSCLEPSVIPQRVFHSERIPREQAEMNRLSKSDDSFGSQFLMSQAHSDPSQIIREAVDRIHDGNLSPQADQSVQSANPRSKNPRTVMDGLAEFENYKGFADKIISNISEEGLESTKEKSELKQVSVKSTVDEAAVGLNHPTAGQRTSVKHLDDPSLKPSDFERIEKDENKNVGNHTKGHNQPLVWAENPTRAISSVPPAASVCSSEHGDILIDINDRFPRDLLSDIFSKARMSQNLYGISPFSGDGAGLSLNMENHEPKHWSYFRNLAQDEFVRKDVSLMDQDHLGFSSPLTNIEVGAPIDYSYPPLKSAGGVALAQIKPDISFDEDIRQESVSVAATNNLDIGSEYKKSPLEGDESVRAGQSLQVPESEFEDGKLDIQNTGVPLVDHCHGEFDISTLQIIKNEDLEELRELGSGTFGTVYHGKWRGTDVAIKRIKKICFTGRSSEQERLTVEFWREADILSKLHHPNVVAFYGVVQDGPGGTLATVTEFMVNGSLRHVLLSKDRQLDRRKRLIIAMDAAFGMEYLHSKNIVHFDLKCDNLLVNLKDPVRPICKVGDFGLSKIKRNTLVTGGVRGTLPWMAPELLNGSSSKVSEKVDVFSFGIVLWEILTGEEPYANMHYGAIIGGIVSNTLRPPVPSYCDPEWKLLMEQCWAPDPVVRPSFTEIARRLRIMSSACQTKPQGHQMQNQASK